TATCCTCtttgatttttaaatgaaaattaatttcttttatgttttttttaaatgaaagtcACTTATCTtatgttttcaatttctttattttatttaaaaatatcttcttgactaaaatttaaataaagatatggaaatttaaaatttaaattttccataaaaattagacaatttttcaaaggaaaaaatatcttaaataaaataagaaaaatgaagattTGATGATAGaactcaaaagttaaaaaaaaaaaaaaattgcctcACATCTTAAAACACTTGATGGTTGATTTTGTTGATGAGGTTACAAGCTTTGAAAAAAGTGTTTATAGAGTAATATCTAATCTATGTGTTACCACACTATATATACGCCACTAACCAACTACACCATTGGTGATGAAAACAGAACCATATTCTACAGAACTAGTCTTAAACCACAAAACAACCCATATTTCTCCCCTTTTCAAATCAAGGGCTTTTATTTCCACACTTTTTTCTAACAAAATTGTTTGAAACTTTTGTCCTTATGCGGCCACTCCTTTACCTTCGTCAATCTGCATGATTGTTCAATGAACGGTGAAAGAATTGGTGTCTTTTCCCTAAGGATGATTCCAAAATCATCACTAAACTCCTGCATTCCTCCAACCAAGAATTGCCAAACCAGACATCCACCTCCAGACCtgtttttctttgcatatttgTACGATGTCTAAAATTGTTTTGTACATTGTTTTTCTCTCTGACATTGTAAAATTTATGTCTGAATCCAAATTCAGAGAACACAACCGGCTTGTTCAGTACCTTATCACCATCTTCAATGTGAGAAAGCATccactttgacacaaatttcaTGTAGTCTTCAAATACCTGCTCATGAAACTTATGCATAGGTTTTTTGAAAAGTTAATACTAAACATTAAGCTAATCAGAATCATCATAAGATGTCTTGGGATTCAAGTTTCAAACAAATTATTGCTGAGATAGTTGAGTTCTTTGATTCTTTAAGAGTTCAGTTCCTTCATTAACAgtcaaagaaaatacaaaatcataGACATAGGCATGTAGCAGTTAAACAATGCTTACCAATGATCAGGATAGATATGAACAGAGATGAAATCAATGCTTGAGATCAAGGAGTTCCTTATAAAATCAGATCCAAGTCGAGATGCCCAGTCCTCAGGGTTCACCATCAATCTTTTTGGATCATTAGGACCGTAAAAACCTTCGAGTCCGACCATCACGAGATGGCGCTTGTCGATGAGTTTGACAAAAGCTGACATTTCCTCTATCCAATCTTGCAGTTCTATGACAAGTAAACTGTATACAACTATACTCATATATACCTACATTACAATTGGTGAAATAAACCTCTATTGTTTTCTTTCCCTTCTAAACTCAGCAGAAAGAATGGTATTTGTCTATCCTGAATTTAAATTccacaagaaaaaataaaatcttagtTACAATTACATGCTTAAATTGAAATGTTTCAACTCCTAAGTTCCTTTCTTCCATGTATTATACAGAAGGGGTTCAAAAAGAACTAATATCAGAATGAACATAACAAATAGTGGCTGAAATTCAAAGTGCACCATAAAACACATATCATCTGagatcataatattttataaacatagATTTCAAGGAAAGGAAAGAATAGGTAAATTGGAATCAATAATATTTCAGCAATGCTATTCATATGGAAtttgaggttgtgaaaggaataaTTAATGGGATAGAGAAAATCTAGAGATAGCGGAATGCAGAGAAAATGTGGAAAacagtagttggaagaagtgttgtagttgtcttagTTGTGGTAGATATTGTCTTGCATCAAAAGGTAGAGTACATGAATATTTATAGACTCATATTATTCCAGAAGAtgctagccacaacttatgttgaatcttctagatttttacctatgtagaatggtcttgatttttttcttcctaGCTTAGacttttctataatattctagaatttgtattaaatttcaattattctATATAAGGagtttctacattcttctagaatgtgcattacactttaatactcaTTCTTAATGAAAATTCGGTAACTCTAAGCATAGTGCATAATAGTTCAAATCTTGGTCATGGTAATATGTtaaactctttggcaagtgcaccaaatcgttcaagtaataaaccatggtaagaccaggtatcgttttcccaagagactcataatactagaaaattgtgcgattaacaactcatctagactcaagaacaactcatcatttaagaatatgtgcaaaaagataaattcacaagtaattacaaggttggactttggtattgaaggcacttggaaatggaaaagactagaaatggtatgaaatgacattgttaaggttagttttcaccaatgcactcttgtgtataaccaatttcatctcctctctatcaatttactaaagtcaatccactaaaacactctagccctaatcccttaggtgaaagagcctaggttttccttatcaaactccaatcccttggacaatctaacaagcaaacccgcattaagaactaggatctaagacaacatgtgaatcatatcccatccctggctcaatgacccacaaggactcttgtttcagttcaagatttcatatctCATCCTTGGCTCaatgaaaccctaaaatcaagtcatgaacgtccccattacatgcaagctttaagatcggaaacaagaatactagtaatagatagaaaaggcatttataaatacgaaacaatcattcattacacaagagttcataggctacatctaaccctaacaagatgaatctggttctccatttccatggagaaccctaaagcttacaaacatggaagatggaagaagaaggagacccaaaggaagaggaggagatgttcccacaagctcctcgcgtcctccatgagctccagacgtgaaatcgcgcctccaaagaaccaaagaccatttttctttctgcctcgtgagtatatatactgcccgaattctcgcttaagctaaattattctcgcttaagcgagaattcttcttggagaagatagtcattctcgcttaagctaaattattctcgcttaagcgaaaatgactgttaaatcaatgacttcctAGATCATCGAGactcttcaatgtaatggaggatcttcctaacatcaaaatagatcaaagaaaacaagggattagagtattatttacgtaatgtagcccaaaatatagataaatactaaaactaaataaaagagaggatttaagcaagtaataagctaaagaagagttgattttgctactaaaatgatgcttagataatggtaagaattagcattatcataATACCTTCGTAAAAATATCTACAGTTTGGTCTTCTGTTGGACAATGCTCGAGTCGGATTTGTTTAATTGTCTCTTCATCTCGAATGAAGTGATATTTAATGactatgtgttttgttctttgatgATGGACTAGATTTTTTGCTATTGCTATTCTCAATTTGTTGTCGCAATAGATAATAGTCAGTCCATCTCGTGGTTTACCCATTTTTTCAAGTATTCTTCGTAGCCATATTACTGGACTTGTGGTTTCAGCACCTGCTACATACTCTGCTACTGCTGTTGATTGTGCCATGGTTGCTTGCTTCTTTGATGCCCAAGATAAAATACCTGATCCTAGTGAGAAAGCATATCCTGACGTACTCTTCATGTCGTTCATTGATCTTGCCCAATCACTATCTGTGTAGCCAATCATCCTTGAGTTAGTCATGATTTTGTACCATATACTACTCTTTTGTGCCTCGtagatatcttaaaattctttttcctaCTCCATAATGAATCTGACTTGGCTTTTGCATGAATCTTCATAGAAGATTTGTAGCATACATAATGTTTGGGCGTGTGGCTGGGAGATACAAGAGACTTCCAATCAAACTCCTATAGCATGATGCATTTGCCTCTTGTGCTCCATCATCTTTTTGTAGCTTCTCATTTACCACCAACGGAGTACAAAAAACTTTACAATCATCCATCTTGAACATTTTTCAATAGagcttcaatatatttcttttgagagataaatattccttctttttgttgtttcacCTATATATCGACAAAATAGTTTATCAAGCCAAGGTCGGTCATTTCAATTGTCTTCATCATgtcttctttaaattctttcatcatCTCCATATTATTTTCTGTATAGATAAGATCATCGACATATAAAGAGACAATTAGATGGTACTGACCTTATGCCTTAATATATAGTGTTGGCTCACTCTTGCTCCTCCTAAATCCTTGATCGATGAAGTATATATCAATCTTGTTATACCATGCTCGAGGAGCTTGCTTCAGGCCATATAATGCTTTTTAAAGTCTTGGAACTTTGCCTTCATTGCCTTTATTGATGAAGTCttgtggttgttcaacataaatcTCTTCTTCGAGCACCTCATTTAGACATGCTGACCTAATATCCAGTTGATAGGTATTTCATCCTTTTTGCGTTGGGATCGAGGTCGTTCCCAAGTCAAATTAATAAGCAATTAGAATTTTGTATTTGCTTAAAAAGGctttatatggcctaaaacaggcCCCTAGAGCATGGTACAGCAGAATTGATGAGTACTTGATGAAATTGGGATTCAAGATAAGTCTTAATGAAGCTACTCTCTACATTAAAGGTGatgaaatacattttatttttatctcattatATGTGGATGATTTGCTGGTTACAGGAAGCAATGAAGAACTCGTGAGAAAATTCAAAGAAGATTTGAAGCAAATTTTTGAGATGACAGATTTGGGGGAAATGGCTTATTTTCTAGGAATGGAAATAAATCAGAAAAATGGAGAAGTATTCATCTGTCAAAAGAAGTAtattaaagaaattctaaaaaagtttaaaatggaTGAATGCAAGAGCGTAGATACTCCAATGTGCTAGAAGGAAAAGTTGAGCAAAAAGGATGAAGCCGAACCAGTTGATGAAACTTTTTATAGAAGTCTAGTTGATTGCTTAATGTACTTAACAACTACTAGACCTGATATCTTACATTCTGTAAGTCTATTATCTAGATTTACAAATTATGCAACTGAGACACATCTTATTGCTGCAAAAAGAGTTCTGAGGTATGTGAAAGGAACATTAaattttggaatcaaattttttGCAAGTCAGGATGATACACTGCAAGGATATTCTGATAGTGACTAGGGAGGCTCGCTGGATGACCTGAAAAGCACTTCAAGCTACTGTTTCTTGTTTGGATCATGTGTGTTCTCACGGTGctgtaaaaaacaaaacattgtaGCACAATCTACTACAGAAGCTGAATTTATTGCAGCCAACGCTGCTGTAAATCAAGCTTTGTGGTTAAGAAAGATTCTAGTCGATTTAAATATGAAGCAAGAAAAATGcactaaaatatttgttgacaatcAAGCTGCTATTTCTATTTCAAGCAATCCCGTTTTTCATGGAAAACCAAACATTTCAATATCAAATTATTCTTTCTTAGAGAAGTGCAAAAAGAAGGTACAATTAGCTTGACATATTGCAAATCTGAATTGCAACTTGCTGATATATTTACCAAGCCTTTACCAAAAAGCAAGTTTGAATTTCTTAGAGAAAAGCTTGGAGTTTGCAGCAACCAAAGTAAGGAGGAGTGTTAAAGTTATACTTTAGTTGCAGCAGCAGTTACAAGTTCATCAATTCAATAAAAGATGTAGCTTTTACTCAGAAAATCTCCAACACAGCTGAATGAGTTAACCCGACAATACTACAGACTCACCCTAAAGTAAAAAACATCCCTACTGATTTAAGTTTATCTAACACATTCTGCATTTATGAAGTTGTTTTGCTTGTAGACTAATTACAATACATTTGGATGGGTTCTAGGACTTTCTCCCTAGTAGTCATGATTTATCTTGTGCCATTATGTAAAAACAAGGATTTAGGAGGAAACATGCTAACTGAGTCCAGATGACGAAAATCATagtttgaaaagttaaaatcctttagttatatattattttgtccTATAAATGCATATACACATTTTTGGTTCTATTGGGTggttttccttcatttttttttaaattttaggcCACAATATGTACAAATTGAAGAAATTGTTCAAAATGTAACAAATACTTTGGTCCCAAAATTTGTAGTCTCCCAAAGGATGAACTAGTTGGGATAGAAAGTAGACttgaaaaattagtaaatcTTGTATGTTTTGAATCAGTAAATATTGTTGGAGTTGTTGGAATCAGTGGGATGGGTGGCATAGGAAAGACTACTCTTGCTCGAGGTTTATACGAAAGAATCTATCATCAATAtgattttcattgttttattgATGATGTAagcaaaatatatcaaaattcaaGTTCATTAGGTGTATAACAAGAAATTTTATACTAATGGAAGAAATTTATAGCACCTCTCTTTCTCTAAAgaacttctcaaaattatgagaatacAAGAAATGAGAGAACAAAGGAGAGAATGGGATGTATAACAAAGGGGGCAAGGGGTTTCTTTTATAGCCACCAAGCCATACCCCTTTACAAGTTCccaccaatgtgggacttcatttCTCACAGTCTACAAGTTCTGCTTGACAAATCACTAATATTAAAAGAGGATAGGTGTATTTATATGCACAACTTGTTGAAGGACTTGGGTAGGTATATTGTCAAAGAAGAATCACCTAAGGAACCCCTAAAGAGGAGTAGGTTGTGGGATTGCCATGATTTTGCCAAAGCTATGTCGAACAATCAGGTAAAATTAAtagattcaattaaaattttatgttgcCATTTTTTTAGAGTATGAAAAtccttcaaaaaaatataacaattttattctttGTGCGTAGACAACTGAAATTCTTGAAGTCGTAGTTGTTAATTCACTTTGGGGTTCTAAAACTGTGAGGGTAGATGGTCTATCGAAAATTAGACACCTTAAGTTTCTTAGACTTGAGAACGTGATATGTTCAGGAAGTCTTAGTCATCTTTCAAGTGAACAAGGATATCTTACTTGGAACAATCACTAGTACACTAAGAGGATACTGCACCGGTTACTTTTGCTTTTAGACACCGGTtttacaaccgaggcatataccggCGAGGTAAAAAAGGGTaagttttatgcctcggtcgtGAACTGAGTTAAAAAGAATAGgatttatgcctcggtttttacgtaaccgaggcagtaacttgttttttttttttaagctttATAGGATGTTGTTGATGTTTGTTCTTATGCATCACCCATCTTCCACTGCCATCACCCATCTTCCACTGCCACCAGCATGATTTCCCACTTTCAGAGCTACCAACACAACAACGCAATTCCACATTTTTAGTGAAACAAGAATGATTCTCCACCAGCCTCTGTTCCTCTGTTCCTTGAGGTCTCAGCTCTGCCGCCACTCAAAAACTCCAatcaaaaatccaaaaattgAAACTCCAATCAAAAATCCAATCAAAAACTCAAGCAGAAACTCCAatcaaaaatccaaaaattgAAATCGGAACCCTAGACGAATCGGAACGACCAGTGCACCCCGTCGCAAGAAAAGG
The Vigna angularis cultivar LongXiaoDou No.4 chromosome 5, ASM1680809v1, whole genome shotgun sequence genome window above contains:
- the LOC108339358 gene encoding LOW QUALITY PROTEIN: mannan endo-1,4-beta-mannosidase 2 (The sequence of the model RefSeq protein was modified relative to this genomic sequence to represent the inferred CDS: inserted 4 bases in 2 codons; substituted 1 base at 1 genomic stop codon), whose product is MSIVVYSLLVIELQDWIEEMSAFVKLIDKRHLVMVGLEGFYGPNDPKRLMVNPEDWASRLGSDFIRNSLISSIDFISVHIYPDHWXFHEQVFEDYMKFVSKWMLSHIEDGDKVLNKPVVFSEFXDSDINFTMSERKTMYKTILDXSYKYAKKNRSGGGCLVWQFLVGGMQEFSDDFGIILREKTPILSPFIEQSCRLTKVKEWPHKDKSFKQFC